The Streptomyces sp. cg36 genomic interval CCGAGGAGGGGCGCGGGCTGCGCAGCAGCACCGCGCTGGCCACCGCCGCGAGCAGCATGAACGACGCCGCGACGGTGAGGCAGAGGTGGATGCCGTCGATGAACGCGAGGCTGAACGCGTGCATCATGCGCGGGGTGTCCGCGCCGAGGTCGACGGCGTGGATCGCGCCGAAGCCGCCGCTGTCGACCGCGCCGACGACCTGCTCGCGGGCCTGCGCCCCGAGGTGGGCGTCGGTGAGGCGGCCGGGCAGGGCGTCGGTGACCTTGGTGGTGAGCAGCGCGCTCATCAGGGCGGGGCCGAGCGCCGCGCCGACCTGGCGGAAGGCGTTGCTGCCGGCCGCGGCCATGCCCGCCAGCTGGTGCGGTACGGCGTTGATCGCGGTCGCGGTCATCGGCGCGAAGACCGCGCCGAAGCCGATGCCGAGGACGATCAGGCGCCAGGCGAGCTGGCCGAACGAGGTGTCGGCGTCGATGGACGTCAGGGAGAGCAGCGAGCCGGTGGCCAGCAGCAGACCCGTGGTGATCAGGATGCGGGCGGAGACCTTGTGCATGATCTGGCCGAAGATCGGCCCGGCCACCATCGCGGTGAAGGTGAACATCAGCATGCGGTAGCCCGCGTCCAGGGTGCCGAGCTGCTGCACCTGGCCGAGGTAGAGGCTGAGGACGAAGATGAAGCCGATCAGGCCGAGGAAGCTGATCATGGCGACGAGGGCGGTGGCGCTGAACGCCGGGGAGCGGAAGAGCTTCAGGTCGAGCATCGGGCTCTCGCTGCGCGCCTCGGTGACGAGGAAGCCGACCAGGGCGACCGCCGCCAGGGCGAAGCCGACCAGTACGCGGGTCTCGCCGAAGGAGGAGCCGCCGCCCTCGATCACCGCGTACACCAGGGCGGTGATGGCGACGGCGGCGCTGATCTGGCCGGGCCAGTCGAGCTTGCGGGAGCCCGCCGCGCGGGAGTCGGCGACGTACCGGGCCGCGGCCACCATCGCGAGGAGCGAGGCGGGTATCGGCGCCAGGTAGATCCAGCGCCAGGAGGCGTGCTGCAGGATCAGGCCGGAGATCATCGGGCCGACGGCGAGCGCGCCCATCAGGGACGCGGTCCACATGCTGATGTACTTGGCGCGCTCGCGCGGGTTGGGCACCGCGTGGCTGATCAGGCCGAGCGTGGCGGGCAGCAGCGCGGCGGCGCCGATGCCCGCGAACGCCTGGCCGGTCCACAGGACGGGGACGCTGTGGGCGCTGAGCGCGATGGCCGCGCCCACGGTGCAGAAGGCGAGTCCGGCCTGGAAGACCTTGCGGCGGCCGTGGACGTCGCCGACGACGCCGGCGGTGAGGATGAGGGCCGCCATCGGCAGGACGAAGGCGTCGGTGACCCAGGACAGGTCGGCGGTCGAGGCGTCTAGGCTGCGCTGGATGGTCGGCAGGCTCACCGAGACCGTGGTGACCGGCAGATAGGCGACGAAGACGCCGACGCAGGCCATGACGATGGTGGCCGCGCGGCTGTCGCGCCCGCCCCTCGTCGTGGTCGTGGCATTCACTGAGTACTCCTTCGTTTCCCTGGAGAAGGGCATGCGTACGGGGACGCCCTTCGGCCGGGAGCTGCCGTCCGTACCGCGGGCGGTGGGGGAGGGGAGGCGGGCCGCGCCGGACGGGCCCCCGCGGTGCGGGTGCCCCTCCGGCGCGGCCGGACGCCTCGCGTGGTGTGGCGTTGCGTCGTGCTGGGGGGAAGCCCCGGGGCCCGGGCGGGCCCGGAGCCTCAGAGTTCGGTGCTGACCTCGGTCAGATGGCAGCGGGTGATCTTGCCGCCGGTGACGGTGAAGTGCATGGCGATCGGGTTCACGCTCGTGTCGCCGTGGGCGAAGCCGGTGACGACCGCGTCCTGGCCGAGGACCAGGAAGTCCCGGTCGGGCACGAAGACCTTGCCGAGCGAGGCGAAGAAGAGGGAGATGTCGGACCGGGTGGAACCGGGCCCCAGCGCACCGGCGTTGGCGGCGCCGGGGGCGAAGAAGTCCACGCGGTCGGCGAACAGGTCGAGCAGGCCCGTGAGGTCTCCGGCCCGCTGCCGGGCGAAGAACGCGGCGACCACCGCACGGGTGGTCGGTGACGTGAACGCGCGCGGCTGGGTGGGCTGTTGGGCCATCGGACGAGTCCTCTCGACGTGAAGCTGCCCGGTCGGCTTTCAGGGCTTTCGGGTACGTCTACTCTGCGCCGCCACCACGTAGAAGTCCAACATCTACATTTTCTGCGAACTATAATCAGTGGTTATGGAACTGCGGCAGTTGGAGTACTTCGTCACCGTGGCCGAGCTGGCGAGCTTCACCCGGGCCGCCGAGGCGCTGCACGTGGCCCAGCCCGGGGTGAGCGCCCAAGTGCGCAAGCTGGAGCGGGAGCTGGGCCAGGACCTGCTCGACCGCTCCAGCCGTACGGTGCGGGTGACCCCGGTCGGCGCCGCCGTGCTGCCGTACGCGCGGGCCGCGCTCGCCGCCGTCTCCGGGATCCGCGAGGCGGTCGACGAGCTCAGCGGTCTCGTACGGGGCCGGGTCACCATCGGGACCGTCATCTCCATGGGCAAGACCATCGACCTGCCGGGGCTGCTCGCCTCCTTCCACGAGGCGCACTCCGGGGTGGAGATCGGGCTGACCGAGGACAGTTCGGAGCACCTGGTGGAGGCGCTGCACTCGGGCCGCATCGATCTGGCCATCCTGGGCCGCACCGGCGCGCTGCCGCCCGGGATCGTCTACTACGACATCGTCGACGAGCCGCTGGTCGCGGCGGTGAGCCAGCACGACGCGCTGGCCGGGCGGCGCAGCGTCGCGCTCGGCGAGCTGGCCGAGCGCGCCCTGATCTGCCTGACCCCGGGGACGGGGCTGCGCAGCGTGGTGGAGGCCGCCTGCACGGCGGCGGGCTTCCGGCCGCACATCGCCTTCGAGGCCGCCGATCCGCACGTCCTGGCCCAGCTCGCCGGGCGCGGCCTCGGGGTGGCGCTGCTGCCGGTCTCGCCCGCCCTCGCCTACCGCGAGCAGCTCCATCTGCTGGACATCGTCGGCCCGCGCCCGCACGGCCGGCTCGCGCTGGCCTGGCGCACGGACGGCCCGACCAGTCCGGCCGGGGCCGCCCTCGTCGCGCACGCGCGCGCGTATCTGCCGGAGGCGCGCTGACCTCCCGGCGCCGGCCGCGCCCCGGCCCGCGCCCCGACTCCGTCAAGTCCGCACGGGGTCTTGCCGGTACTTGCCAAAGTCCCCGAAGCGAAGTTGCCCCTGCCTCGCGCCCCGGAACAGGGTCGTCGCACACCTAGGCACAGGGAGGACGAGCGATGTCGGAGACCACCCAGGCGCAGCCGTTCC includes:
- a CDS encoding MFS transporter — protein: MNATTTTRGGRDSRAATIVMACVGVFVAYLPVTTVSVSLPTIQRSLDASTADLSWVTDAFVLPMAALILTAGVVGDVHGRRKVFQAGLAFCTVGAAIALSAHSVPVLWTGQAFAGIGAAALLPATLGLISHAVPNPRERAKYISMWTASLMGALAVGPMISGLILQHASWRWIYLAPIPASLLAMVAAARYVADSRAAGSRKLDWPGQISAAVAITALVYAVIEGGGSSFGETRVLVGFALAAVALVGFLVTEARSESPMLDLKLFRSPAFSATALVAMISFLGLIGFIFVLSLYLGQVQQLGTLDAGYRMLMFTFTAMVAGPIFGQIMHKVSARILITTGLLLATGSLLSLTSIDADTSFGQLAWRLIVLGIGFGAVFAPMTATAINAVPHQLAGMAAAGSNAFRQVGAALGPALMSALLTTKVTDALPGRLTDAHLGAQAREQVVGAVDSGGFGAIHAVDLGADTPRMMHAFSLAFIDGIHLCLTVAASFMLLAAVASAVLLRSPRPSSAPAPAAAAQRTEEPALNR
- a CDS encoding nuclear transport factor 2 family protein, translating into MAQQPTQPRAFTSPTTRAVVAAFFARQRAGDLTGLLDLFADRVDFFAPGAANAGALGPGSTRSDISLFFASLGKVFVPDRDFLVLGQDAVVTGFAHGDTSVNPIAMHFTVTGGKITRCHLTEVSTEL
- a CDS encoding LysR family transcriptional regulator; this encodes MELRQLEYFVTVAELASFTRAAEALHVAQPGVSAQVRKLERELGQDLLDRSSRTVRVTPVGAAVLPYARAALAAVSGIREAVDELSGLVRGRVTIGTVISMGKTIDLPGLLASFHEAHSGVEIGLTEDSSEHLVEALHSGRIDLAILGRTGALPPGIVYYDIVDEPLVAAVSQHDALAGRRSVALGELAERALICLTPGTGLRSVVEAACTAAGFRPHIAFEAADPHVLAQLAGRGLGVALLPVSPALAYREQLHLLDIVGPRPHGRLALAWRTDGPTSPAGAALVAHARAYLPEAR